AATCCTGAACTCAGGGCGATGAAACAGACCCTGCACTGTGCGTGCGGTGCCATCGCTTTCGCACGCGCAGACCACAGTTGTCGGAATGCCCAATGCCACCTCGCGTGCAAAGGTTGGGCCGGACAAGGCGACCACGCGATCCGCGGGCGCATGCTCCCGCAGTATGCGGCTCATGGTTTCGCCGGTGTCGAATTCAATGCCCTTCGTCACGCTCACGAGCACGCCTGGATGGGATTTAAGCCGGCTCGCCACCTCACGAAATGCCTGCGAGGGAATTGCCAGGATCAGACACTCGCGACCGGCGACTGCCTTCGCAAAATCCGATTCAACTTTCCAGTCCGTTGGCAGGGGGACTCCAGGCAGATACTTTTCATTGCTGCCCCGCAGTATGTCCTGCAGCCCTGCGGCCTTGATATCCCACAGCGTGACGGAGTTGCCGTTTTCGTGCAGAACTTTGGCAAGCGCAGTGCCCCACGCGCCCGCGCCAAGAACAGCGACCCTCATCTCGCCCCTCCTGTCGCGGTGACTTTTCTTCCGATTTTGTTTTCAGTTCCGTTCATCAGCCGCTGAATATTGTTTCTGTGTTTGAAAATTGCCAGCGCGCCCAAAGCTGTGGTGACAACGCCCAGCAGCATGCTGTCCTGCGTCAACCAGACTGCCGTCGGCAAGGCAATTGCCGCCGCGATGGAAGCGGCTGACACATATCGGGTGATCAGCGCAACAATGAGCCACGCCATCAGCGCAACCGATACCGCGATGGGAGCCAGTGCAAGATAAACTCCGGCCGTGGTGGCGATTCCCTTGCCTCCTTTAAACTTGAGCCAGCACGTGTAGTTGTGCCCCAGGACCGCGCAGATTCCAGCGGTGATGCGCAGCCAATTCAAATCGACTGTGGCGACATCCAGC
This genomic interval from Verrucomicrobiia bacterium contains the following:
- the plsY gene encoding glycerol-3-phosphate 1-O-acyltransferase PlsY is translated as MTYTAVAVAAYLLGSIPTGYLVAKARGIDIRSVGSGNIGATNAFRVLGKPAGTFVLLIDALKGYAAASWLVALLAPLLDVATVDLNWLRITAGICAVLGHNYTCWLKFKGGKGIATTAGVYLALAPIAVSVALMAWLIVALITRYVSAASIAAAIALPTAVWLTQDSMLLGVVTTALGALAIFKHRNNIQRLMNGTENKIGRKVTATGGAR
- a CDS encoding NAD(P)H-dependent glycerol-3-phosphate dehydrogenase encodes the protein MRVAVLGAGAWGTALAKVLHENGNSVTLWDIKAAGLQDILRGSNEKYLPGVPLPTDWKVESDFAKAVAGRECLILAIPSQAFREVASRLKSHPGVLVSVTKGIEFDTGETMSRILREHAPADRVVALSGPTFAREVALGIPTTVVCACESDGTARTVQGLFHRPEFRIYRSTDVLGVEYGGALKNVIAIAAGVSDGLGYGDNTKAGLVTRALSEMRRLGVACGAQPETFAGLSGLGDLMLTCFSRQSRNRDLGERLGRGETMPAIQASHPKLAEGYPTARSAHRLAKEKGVPTPIIDEVHSILYEAKDPRQAVRELISRSFKAED